The stretch of DNA ATCAAAACCAATCAAAACGACTTAACAGGTTCTTCTGCAATCGGGCGCCATTCCAGAATAAGGCTTGGCGCTCGTTCCATACATAAGGGTCAGATTGCGAAACATTTATAGTGGCAAATCCGTAATTAAACGAGGGGGGATAATGTGGACTTTTATTTTACATTTTTATATTCGGTTTAATCGTGTTTTTAAATCTGGGCCTTTATTTGCCGTCTTTAATGGCGGTTAATGAGGAGGACATAGGCAGAAACGGTAGTCATTTAAAGAAATATAAATGGTTTCAAAAGTGTTAAACGATAAAGAGTATAAACAACTGATTGTTCACGACAAAGATGTACGTGAGGTCATTGGAAAGTTTGATAGTAAGAAAATTGATAAGAAGCTTTTCCAGAATAGGTACCGAAAAAAGCTACAAAATATATTATAAAAAAGTCAAATAGTCTTGCCAACGGATGCGATTACGAAACAACAACAATCGTCATTTACGCTAATGAAGCAGGGTAATAGTTTGGAAGGGGGTATTTAAGGTGGTAGCTCTTATTATCATTTTATTTGCTATTCTAGTTTTAGATCAATTTATTAATCGAAAGCTAATAAAAAAATTGAATATAAAGAGGTCTGACTTAGGTGAAAAATACGTAAATAAACTACATAAATATGGTGAAGGAATACTCTATTGGGCTAGTTTTATTGTGATGATTATAGCAATAAATGAACTTCCATATCTCAGAATACTTATCTTTGTTGGTATGACTGCTTTATTCGCATTTCGTACCATAATGAAATGGATTTATGTAAGAGAAAGGAAAACATACCTTTTAAGTGCTATAACTTGTGTCTTATTTATTTTAGGATCGGTTACTTATGGGGTGACAGATTACTTTAATTTCATTTAATACTAACAGGTGCAGTTGTGTAGGAAGCATCGTGCGTGAATCGTGTCATTTAGACGAATAAGTAGTTACTTATGTATCAATTATCGAAGGATGGTGGGAAAACTTTGAAGAGAGTTGATGTTGCCTATGTACTGCTATATGATAGCGATGAAGAAAATATATTGATGGTGAAAAATAAAGGAAGTCAATCCTCTTACTATACACTCCCTGGTGGTGAAGTGGAAAATGGAGAAACTTTAGAAGACGCAGCTATTCGCGAAGTTAAAGAAGAAACAGGCTTAAACGTTGAACTAGATGGTGTTTTTGCAGTGAGTGAAGCTTTTTTTTGAAGAGCGAGAGCATCACGCAATATTCTTTACTTTTAAAGGTAGAATTATTGATGGTGAAATTAATATATTATTTCCAGAAGAGATTGAAGAGGTAACTTGGATGGAGGCAAAAATAGCAAAAAAGTATGCATATATACCGATTGTAGAAAAAAATCTTATAAATGGCGAGTCCATTATTCCATATATTCTTCGTGGGAAGGTAGTTCATAACGCTTAAAACTTCTTCAACAAAAGGGCGCTTTCACGGAATATAAAATGTGTTACTATTGTTTTTTAGGGCCAGATTGCTTCTTAATTAGAAACTTGAAATGAACGAAAAGGGTGTTTTATTTTGATAGATAATTTAAGGCTAAATAGTATAAGCCGTAGTTTTGTCATTTGTTTAATAATCCTTTTGTCTTTATTAATCCTTGATTTAAATGTTTTTCCTGAGAAGTCAGTATTATCAGAGGTGGTAATTGCAGGATTGGCTTGTATATTAATAATTTTGTTGATAGTTCCTAGTTGGATACAAGTATTTAAGTCCATTAAGTAGAATTACAAAAACAATTAAACAATTGGGCGTATTTCTATAATATTTAACGCAAGATAATTTATGAGGGTGGGGGAGTTAAATGAAGTTCTTTAAACCTATGACTAAAACAGAATCGTATAACTGGAATAAAGGAGCCATACTTGGTTTTTATATCTATATGCTACTTTTATTCATAGACCAAACTTATAGTATATTATTTGCAAGTAATCTCCTTTCTTCTTCTGTAATTTTTTGGGCTGGATTGATAGTGGTTTTTGGACAAGAAATTATTTTAAATTTCAGAGATAAAAGAAAATCAGGTAGAACTATAGTGTGAAAATGTTTTTTGCTGTTCCATTATAGGGTGCGATTATCGAGTAATGATTGACAGCAGAGTCATATATAAGGACCATTTAGTTCATTATACATAACCATAAGGATGTGATATTTGTGGTTGCAATGAAAGAATTTTTATCGAGTTTATTGCTTATAATTAGTTGGTTTATATTTGCAGTGAGCGCCTATTTACTTTATTGCACAATTATAATGCCAATGCTTGCTATCATACCTTTACTAATCTCTTTTGTTATTGGTTTTCTATGTTTTTATTTATCAAGAAAGTTGGATGACAGAAGGAAGAACTATTAGTTTCCGTTATCGGGCGCTTTAACGGAATAAAAAAGCGTTCAAATTTGCATTATCGGGCAGTGAAAGAGGTGAGCCAAATATTTTTTGTTTCTAAGAAAGACGCTTTTTACTCTGTTGTTATACGGGGAACCATAGTTTTGATTTTAAGTGTTGTTATTCGTTCTATTATTGCTTTTAGCGCATCTAATTTTATTGAAGGATTAGTTGGATTTATTATAGTGGTTTTACTTATTTGGGCGTGGTTTAGTACGGGTTATC from Oceanobacillus iheyensis HTE831 encodes:
- a CDS encoding DUF4181 domain-containing protein; amino-acid sequence: MVALIIILFAILVLDQFINRKLIKKLNIKRSDLGEKYVNKLHKYGEGILYWASFIVMIIAINELPYLRILIFVGMTALFAFRTIMKWIYVRERKTYLLSAITCVLFILGSVTYGVTDYFNFI